TTTATGACTCAAGTACGAAAGAAAATAAAGACAACACCTTTGTTAATACTATAACGATGAAACTTGATTGGAGTGGTAACATGAATTCATACTCGGAATTTAACAATTCTGAGATAAAATAAAATGAATAAAGGTTACAAATGAGAAAGAGTAAATACAGTAAAGAGTTCAAAGATTCCACAGTACAATTAATTTTAAATGATGGTGAAAGCGTTGTAAAAGTAGCAAAAGATTTAGGTTTAAATACAAAGACATTATATCATTGGGTTACTATATATAAAAAAGCTCATAATATACCAATACGAGATATAAATTCTTCTTCTAAAGAAAGTGATAATGAAGAACTAAAACGACTGAGACGTGAGAATAAAATACTAAAACAAGAAAGAGACATTTTAAAAAAGGCAGCAGCATACTTCGCAAAAGAAACTCTATAAGGTATGCTTGGATATTTGAGAATAAAAAGAGTTTTAGCATTAAGCTTATGTGTAAAGTTGTTAAAGTAGATTTATCTTCTTATTACCATTGGATAAAAACAGGGTCTGTTGTAAAAAAAGTAGATAAAAAACTTAATGAATTAATTGAGATTATTTTTCTTCAAGGTAGGAATAACTACGGTACTCGTAGGATTAGAGATAAACTAAAAGAATTATATGGATTAATTATTTCAAGAAGACGTATTTCAAATATCATGAAAGATTTAAATCTAAAAGTTAAAATGAAAAGAAGATATAAAAATACAACTGATTCTAATCATAATCTGCCAATTGCACCTAATATCTTAAATAGAGACTTTTATGCTTCAAGTCCAGATCAAAAATATGTAGGGGATATTACTTACATTCCAACAGGTGAAGGCTGGTTATATTTAGCAACGGTAATTGACCTATACTCAAGAAAAGTAGTTGGCTGGAGCATGGATGATACGATGAAAGTATCATTGGTAAATGATGCATTAAGTATGGCAATACTTCA
This sequence is a window from Poseidonibacter parvus. Protein-coding genes within it:
- a CDS encoding IS3 family transposase — encoded protein: MRYAWIFENKKSFSIKLMCKVVKVDLSSYYHWIKTGSVVKKVDKKLNELIEIIFLQGRNNYGTRRIRDKLKELYGLIISRRRISNIMKDLNLKVKMKRRYKNTTDSNHNLPIAPNILNRDFYASSPDQKYVGDITYIPTGEGWLYLATVIDLYSRKVVGWSMDDTMKVSLVNDALSMAILHRNPPSGLIWHTDRGSQYASYSHKDLLLKNNITQSMSRKGNCWDNSVAESFFKSLKQELVYNTYFYTKKQAKKEIFEYIEFYYNRVRSHSYVGNLSPVKFEEKQNALQSEMVA
- a CDS encoding transposase, giving the protein MRKSKYSKEFKDSTVQLILNDGESVVKVAKDLGLNTKTLYHWVTIYKKAHNIPIRDINSSSKESDNEELKRLRRENKILKQERDILKKAAAYFAKETL